The following are encoded together in the Flavobacterium sp. TR2 genome:
- a CDS encoding SusC/RagA family TonB-linked outer membrane protein, translating into MKRIIFLCLLLTTCKMMYGQDKVTVTGKVTDAQNLPMPGATVTEKGTKNATLTSMDGDYQIKVKPNATLVFSFIGTKTKEEQVKNRTQINTKLIDDTNNLDEVVVVGYGTKTRKDLTGAISSVKGQELAKVPVQNVAQALQGRIAGMQVTMSDGTPGSEPSLKIRGGTSITQSNEPLYVVDGVAQTGGLGFLDPMDIESIDVLKDAASTSIYGAQGANGVVLVTTKKAKGGKLTISYDTYGGIKTIAKELKVMNPYDYTKLIYESATDDARMQKFVGAYGTYDELEGLYKNRKGINWQDEVFGNAVVNQYHKISISGGENDTKYNAFYSVNEDEGIMLGTGSVKNIVKLNVINNISKKFSVNAIVNYSNQKITGLSTSDGGNARLSMLQNLLQYRPTIGKTGSDEDLKTLVVDPLDNQDSPTFQSPLITIDSQKREAINRSINMSLQLQYNITPNLIYRGLVSYTDNSNKSKFFNDSRGIQAIRAGGANGGVTHNIGTRLNYNNVLTYSNTFSKNHKFDATLGQEYIYNYAEGVTASASAFPNVNLSWDKLQLGTIAGIPTTFAEDDKLLSFFGKANYAFKNKYLFAASLRADGSSKFGTENQWGYFPSASVAWRVIEENFMQKLPVFSDLKLRLSYGEAGNNRIANYAALGIFNSGSYPLNNQTNITAFQNNLPNPFLKWEATKSTNIGLDLGFFKQRISLTTELYENKSKDLLYNTRVPASSGFKKQFQNIGATSNRGLEFTLNTINVKNDNFIWNTTFNIAFNKTKVLALSEGETSLITNSYTDKNDYILKVGQPVGTMYGYVNDGLYQVSDFDYNATTKVYTLKSGVPSDNIVVQPGFIKFKDISGPDGKPDGVINDLDRTIIGNANPKYTGGLNNTFSYKGIDLSVFLDFTVGNDIYNANVLNNSRLNLDNLNTFAIYADRWTTINNAGQRVTDPDELTALNVGKKYPAFNGNTTGRLYSDIIEDGSFLRINNISLGYTLPKDWLKKSKISNLRIYFTAYNLYVFTKYSGYDPEVNVLNNAITRGVDFSAYPRSKSFVTGLNISL; encoded by the coding sequence ATGAAAAGGATTATATTTTTATGCTTACTGCTAACCACATGTAAGATGATGTACGGGCAGGACAAAGTAACCGTGACGGGTAAAGTAACCGATGCTCAAAATCTACCAATGCCAGGAGCAACTGTTACAGAAAAAGGAACTAAGAATGCTACCCTAACATCTATGGACGGGGACTATCAAATTAAGGTAAAACCAAATGCCACGCTTGTGTTTTCTTTTATTGGTACCAAGACAAAAGAAGAACAAGTTAAAAACAGAACGCAAATCAATACCAAACTGATTGATGACACCAACAATCTTGACGAGGTAGTTGTTGTTGGTTATGGAACTAAAACCAGAAAAGATCTTACTGGAGCTATTTCTTCTGTAAAAGGTCAGGAATTGGCCAAAGTTCCTGTACAGAACGTAGCACAGGCGTTGCAAGGTCGAATTGCAGGTATGCAGGTAACTATGTCTGACGGAACTCCAGGATCTGAACCTTCATTAAAAATTAGAGGCGGAACTTCTATTACTCAAAGCAACGAACCTTTGTATGTTGTTGACGGAGTAGCACAAACGGGCGGATTAGGATTTTTAGATCCAATGGACATCGAATCTATCGATGTTTTAAAAGATGCCGCGTCGACATCTATTTATGGTGCGCAAGGTGCAAACGGAGTGGTATTGGTAACAACCAAAAAAGCTAAAGGCGGAAAACTTACAATAAGCTACGATACTTATGGCGGTATAAAAACGATTGCCAAAGAACTTAAAGTAATGAATCCGTATGATTATACCAAGTTAATATACGAATCTGCTACAGATGATGCCAGAATGCAAAAATTTGTAGGCGCTTATGGAACGTATGATGAATTAGAAGGTTTATACAAAAACAGAAAAGGAATTAACTGGCAAGATGAAGTTTTTGGAAACGCTGTTGTAAATCAGTATCATAAAATTAGCATTAGCGGAGGTGAAAATGACACTAAATACAATGCTTTTTACTCTGTAAATGAGGATGAAGGAATTATGCTTGGAACGGGTTCTGTAAAAAATATCGTGAAATTGAACGTAATCAATAACATCAGCAAGAAATTCTCTGTAAATGCAATTGTAAACTATTCGAATCAAAAAATTACCGGACTTTCTACTTCTGATGGCGGAAATGCGAGATTGAGCATGCTGCAGAATTTATTGCAATACAGACCTACAATTGGAAAAACAGGTTCTGACGAAGATCTAAAAACTTTAGTAGTTGATCCGTTAGACAATCAGGATTCGCCAACATTTCAAAGTCCGCTTATTACAATTGACAGCCAGAAAAGAGAAGCCATCAACAGATCGATTAACATGAGCTTACAGCTGCAATATAATATTACGCCAAACCTGATTTACCGCGGATTGGTAAGTTATACAGACAACAGTAATAAAAGCAAGTTTTTTAACGACTCGAGAGGTATTCAGGCTATTAGAGCTGGTGGTGCAAATGGAGGCGTAACGCATAATATTGGAACGCGTTTAAACTATAACAACGTTTTAACGTACAGCAATACTTTCAGCAAAAACCATAAATTTGACGCTACTCTTGGACAAGAATACATCTACAATTATGCAGAAGGCGTTACCGCATCAGCATCAGCTTTTCCTAATGTAAACTTAAGCTGGGATAAATTACAGCTTGGAACCATTGCTGGAATTCCGACAACTTTTGCAGAAGATGACAAATTGCTTTCATTCTTCGGAAAAGCCAATTATGCCTTCAAAAACAAGTATTTATTCGCGGCTAGTTTAAGAGCAGATGGATCTTCAAAATTTGGAACCGAAAACCAATGGGGCTATTTCCCTTCTGCATCAGTTGCTTGGAGAGTTATTGAAGAGAATTTCATGCAGAAACTTCCTGTGTTTTCAGATCTTAAGCTTCGTTTAAGCTATGGTGAAGCAGGAAACAACAGAATTGCTAATTATGCTGCTTTAGGAATTTTTAATTCTGGTTCTTATCCGTTAAACAACCAGACAAATATTACCGCTTTTCAAAACAACCTTCCTAATCCGTTCTTAAAATGGGAAGCGACAAAATCGACTAATATTGGTCTTGATTTAGGATTTTTTAAACAAAGAATCTCGTTAACGACTGAATTGTATGAAAATAAATCAAAAGATCTTCTTTACAACACTCGTGTACCAGCTAGTTCTGGCTTCAAAAAGCAGTTTCAAAATATTGGGGCAACTTCTAATCGCGGTTTAGAGTTTACGCTGAATACGATTAATGTTAAAAACGATAATTTTATCTGGAATACTACTTTTAATATTGCTTTCAATAAAACAAAAGTGTTGGCTTTAAGCGAAGGCGAAACTTCATTAATCACAAACAGTTACACTGACAAAAACGATTATATTCTGAAAGTTGGACAGCCAGTTGGAACCATGTACGGTTATGTAAATGATGGTTTGTATCAAGTTAGCGATTTTGATTACAATGCAACCACAAAAGTGTATACTTTAAAATCGGGCGTTCCAAGCGATAATATTGTGGTACAGCCAGGATTTATCAAATTTAAAGACATAAGCGGTCCTGACGGAAAGCCTGATGGCGTGATAAACGATTTGGACAGAACGATTATCGGAAATGCAAATCCAAAATATACTGGCGGTCTAAACAATACTTTCAGCTACAAAGGAATAGACTTGAGTGTTTTCCTTGATTTTACGGTGGGTAATGATATTTACAATGCCAACGTTTTAAACAATTCAAGACTTAACCTAGACAACTTAAACACTTTTGCCATCTACGCTGATCGATGGACTACGATTAATAACGCTGGACAACGCGTTACCGATCCAGATGAATTGACAGCTTTAAACGTGGGCAAAAAGTATCCAGCTTTTAATGGCAATACTACTGGACGTTTATATAGCGATATTATCGAAGATGGTTCTTTCTTAAGAATTAACAACATCAGCTTAGGTTATACATTGCCAAAAGATTGGCTTAAAAAATCTAAAATCTCAAACCTAAGAATCTATTTTACGGCTTATAACTTATATGTATTTACTAAATATTCTGGTTATGATCCTGAGGTAAATGTTCTTAACAATGCCATTACCAGAGGAGTTGATTTTAGTGCCTATCCTAGAAGCAAATCCTTTGTTACAGGATTAAATATTTCATTATAA
- the hepC gene encoding heparin-sulfate lyase HepC has product MKNLKKTALLCFLFLSWFLGNAQEKPIKKESFDIINLNYKGLEKVNSLFNAAKYDEAAQELLNYYRNRKTVKHPDFNTGDENRFRGKEIGKANQEKADNALEHKFQPQKGYGFYDYGKDINWEYWPVKDNEVRWQLHRVTWWLPMGMAYRSSGDEKYAKEWISQFRDWEKKNYLGSSKENDSFAWRPLEVSDRVQSLPPTFNLFVNSPNFTPAFLMEFLNSYNKQAAYIPEHYSKEGNHLLFEAQRILGAGAFFPELKQAEAWRKSGIEILNREIKLQVLPDGIQWELSPTYHVACIDIFLKAYNSAKMAGVEKEFPDTYSKTIEKMILASASMMFPNYNNPMFGDSWLIEKESRLKQFKIWSKVFPENAQIKYFATDGAEGKSPDYLSNALPNGGFYTFRNGWNDQSTVMIVKAGPPAEFHAQPDNGTFELWIKGRNFTPDTGCYIYSGDEEVTKKRNWFRQTKVHSTLTLDDQNMVITKAEQNKWQTAKNLDILTYTNPSYTDLNHQRSVLFIDNQYFLIIDKAIGKATGKLGVHFQLKEDSKPVFDQTNNKVYTTYEDGNNLLIQSLNTDKIALNEETGKVSYAYAKELARPAFVFEKVKKDTKTEQFISILYPFTDKAPDIKVQPNKDNDFEKGIISLNILIDGKKSEIRTRLN; this is encoded by the coding sequence ATGAAGAATTTAAAAAAAACAGCCCTCTTGTGCTTTCTCTTCCTGTCTTGGTTCTTGGGCAATGCGCAAGAAAAACCAATAAAAAAAGAAAGCTTTGACATTATCAATCTAAACTATAAAGGCTTAGAAAAAGTAAACAGTCTTTTTAACGCAGCCAAATACGATGAAGCAGCGCAAGAACTGCTGAATTATTATCGCAATAGAAAAACCGTTAAACATCCTGATTTTAATACGGGAGACGAAAATAGATTTCGAGGAAAAGAAATTGGTAAAGCAAATCAGGAAAAAGCAGATAATGCTCTGGAACATAAATTTCAGCCTCAAAAAGGGTATGGATTTTATGATTACGGAAAAGATATTAACTGGGAATATTGGCCCGTAAAAGACAATGAAGTCCGCTGGCAATTGCACCGAGTTACATGGTGGCTGCCAATGGGAATGGCGTATCGCAGTTCTGGAGATGAAAAATATGCCAAAGAATGGATTTCACAGTTTCGTGACTGGGAGAAAAAGAACTATTTAGGAAGTTCTAAAGAAAATGATTCTTTTGCATGGCGTCCGCTAGAAGTATCAGATCGTGTACAGAGCTTGCCTCCTACATTCAATCTATTTGTAAATTCTCCGAACTTTACTCCTGCTTTTTTAATGGAGTTTTTAAATTCTTATAACAAACAAGCCGCATATATTCCGGAACATTATAGCAAAGAAGGCAATCATTTATTGTTTGAAGCACAGCGTATTTTGGGAGCTGGAGCATTTTTTCCTGAATTGAAACAAGCCGAAGCATGGCGCAAAAGCGGTATAGAAATCCTAAACCGCGAAATAAAACTGCAAGTACTTCCTGACGGCATACAATGGGAACTCTCTCCTACTTACCATGTTGCTTGTATCGATATTTTTCTGAAAGCGTACAATTCGGCTAAAATGGCTGGTGTAGAAAAAGAATTTCCAGATACATATTCGAAAACCATCGAAAAAATGATTTTAGCTTCAGCAAGCATGATGTTTCCTAATTACAACAATCCAATGTTTGGCGATTCTTGGCTGATTGAAAAAGAAAGCCGCTTAAAACAGTTTAAGATTTGGTCTAAAGTGTTTCCCGAAAATGCACAAATCAAATATTTTGCAACCGACGGCGCAGAAGGAAAAAGTCCTGATTATTTATCGAATGCCTTACCAAACGGCGGATTCTATACTTTTAGAAACGGTTGGAACGACCAATCTACGGTAATGATTGTAAAAGCGGGACCTCCAGCAGAATTTCATGCTCAGCCAGATAACGGAACTTTTGAACTTTGGATAAAAGGAAGAAATTTTACACCAGACACAGGCTGCTACATTTATAGTGGCGATGAAGAAGTTACTAAAAAAAGAAATTGGTTTCGTCAGACTAAAGTCCATAGCACTTTGACACTAGACGATCAGAATATGGTGATTACTAAAGCAGAACAAAACAAGTGGCAAACGGCCAAAAACCTAGATATTTTAACCTATACCAATCCAAGCTATACCGATTTGAACCATCAGCGAAGTGTTTTGTTTATTGATAATCAATACTTTTTAATAATAGATAAAGCAATCGGAAAAGCAACTGGTAAACTAGGTGTTCATTTTCAGCTAAAAGAAGACAGCAAACCTGTTTTTGATCAAACAAATAATAAAGTGTACACCACTTATGAAGATGGAAACAATCTCTTAATTCAATCCTTAAATACGGATAAAATTGCATTAAACGAAGAAACTGGAAAAGTCTCTTACGCTTACGCGAAAGAATTGGCAAGACCTGCATTTGTCTTTGAAAAGGTCAAAAAAGATACTAAAACAGAACAGTTTATCAGCATTCTTTACCCTTTTACAGATAAAGCACCAGATATTAAAGTTCAACCCAATAAGGACAATGATTTTGAAAAAGGAATCATTAGTTTAAACATTTTAATTGATGGCAAAAAAAGCGAGATTAGAACTCGACTAAACTAA
- the hepC gene encoding heparin-sulfate lyase HepC, producing MSLSAKTFVLLFVLLLMQKNLAQEVKITKSSFNAINLGYKGLEKVKKLVSSSKYEEAANRLLDYYRNRTDVQHLNFNAADVEKLKGRKVNKNTLELANNILLHKFKPHKGYPAYDYGQDINWQYRPVQDQLLSTFLHRTAFWESLGIVYNSTGDEKYAKEWVLQVRDWIKKNKQGTYPDEKDFAWKAFVVSFRLNHWSSYFNMFLNSPNFTPAFLMDFLNSYNEQAEYVSNNYTDVGNHRLYEALHMMYAGSFFPEMKSAAPWRKSGITVLNEEIQKQLLPDGVQFELSPSYHIGTIKIFLDALQIAQLNGIENEFQESYKNLVEKMVLAVGKYSFPDYTFPLYGNSFLTTKSAMLRNYQIWEKAFPKNETIKYYASNFKSGKKPDYLSSSLPYAGFYAFRNGLDTTATVMQIKAGPPAEFHSHPDNGNFALWVKGRNFTPDSGSFVYANVGDQENSKRDWYRSTKAHQTLTLDNQNITNDAKLLEWQPDGNTQILSYSNPSYKDLSHVRTFLFIDNTFFLIIDQAIGNAAGNLGIHYNLKEDSNASTNSLDNSITTHYEDGNNLLIQVADKDKIALKEESSFVSYEYQKETPRPAFVFEKIKNNQQTQGFITLLLPFDGQKAPTVKITENPEHNISQGKIDLNITINGKERHIKKNLVH from the coding sequence ATGAGTCTTTCTGCAAAAACTTTCGTCTTACTCTTTGTTTTACTTTTAATGCAAAAAAATCTTGCACAAGAAGTTAAGATAACCAAATCTAGCTTTAATGCTATAAATCTAGGTTATAAAGGACTTGAAAAAGTAAAAAAACTAGTTTCTTCATCAAAATATGAAGAAGCTGCAAACCGGCTACTTGATTATTATCGAAATCGCACCGATGTTCAGCATTTGAATTTTAATGCAGCTGATGTAGAAAAATTAAAAGGAAGAAAGGTGAACAAAAATACCTTAGAACTTGCCAATAATATTCTGCTACACAAATTTAAACCACATAAAGGTTATCCAGCATATGATTACGGACAAGACATTAATTGGCAATATCGTCCTGTACAAGATCAATTACTGTCTACTTTTTTACATAGAACTGCTTTCTGGGAATCATTAGGTATTGTTTACAATAGTACGGGAGATGAAAAATATGCCAAAGAATGGGTTTTACAAGTACGCGATTGGATTAAAAAAAACAAGCAAGGCACCTATCCTGACGAAAAAGATTTTGCGTGGAAAGCTTTTGTGGTTTCTTTCAGACTTAATCATTGGTCTTCGTATTTCAATATGTTTTTGAATTCGCCAAACTTCACCCCTGCTTTTTTAATGGATTTTTTGAATTCTTATAATGAACAGGCAGAATATGTATCCAACAATTATACAGATGTTGGAAATCATAGGTTGTACGAAGCCCTACATATGATGTACGCAGGTAGTTTTTTTCCAGAAATGAAAAGTGCTGCTCCTTGGCGTAAAAGCGGAATTACTGTCTTAAACGAAGAAATTCAAAAACAGCTATTGCCTGATGGCGTTCAATTTGAACTTTCACCTTCTTACCATATTGGTACCATTAAAATATTTTTAGATGCTTTACAGATAGCCCAATTAAATGGAATAGAGAATGAATTTCAAGAAAGCTATAAAAATCTAGTCGAAAAAATGGTTCTTGCAGTTGGTAAATATTCCTTTCCAGATTATACTTTTCCGTTGTATGGAAACTCTTTTTTAACAACCAAAAGCGCTATGTTAAGGAATTATCAGATCTGGGAGAAAGCTTTTCCAAAAAATGAAACTATTAAGTATTATGCATCAAACTTTAAATCAGGAAAAAAGCCTGACTATTTATCAAGCAGTCTTCCATATGCTGGTTTTTATGCTTTTAGAAATGGCCTGGATACCACTGCAACCGTAATGCAGATTAAAGCTGGGCCTCCAGCTGAGTTTCATTCTCATCCTGACAATGGCAATTTTGCACTTTGGGTAAAAGGTCGAAATTTCACTCCAGATTCAGGCAGTTTTGTCTATGCAAACGTGGGCGATCAAGAAAACTCTAAAAGAGATTGGTACCGCTCTACTAAAGCGCATCAAACTTTAACACTTGATAATCAAAACATAACAAACGATGCTAAACTATTAGAATGGCAACCTGATGGAAACACTCAGATTTTGTCTTACAGCAATCCGAGTTATAAAGATTTAAGCCACGTAAGAACTTTTCTTTTTATCGATAACACTTTCTTTCTCATTATTGATCAAGCAATTGGAAATGCAGCTGGTAATCTAGGAATTCATTATAATCTTAAAGAAGACAGCAATGCTTCAACCAATTCTTTAGACAATAGCATTACAACTCATTATGAAGATGGAAATAATTTATTGATACAAGTCGCTGATAAAGACAAAATTGCTTTAAAAGAAGAATCTAGTTTTGTTTCGTATGAATATCAAAAAGAAACACCAAGGCCTGCTTTTGTTTTTGAAAAAATAAAAAACAATCAGCAGACACAAGGCTTTATTACCTTATTACTTCCATTCGATGGTCAAAAAGCTCCAACAGTAAAAATTACAGAAAACCCCGAGCATAATATTTCTCAGGGAAAAATTGATCTAAATATTACTATCAATGGAAAAGAAAGGCACATAAAGAAAAACCTTGTTCATTAG